In Persephonella sp. IF05-L8, the following are encoded in one genomic region:
- the panC gene encoding pantoate--beta-alanine ligase: MLVKSIEKMKQIVKNLKKEGKSIGFVPTMGYLHEGHISLMRCSKKDNDITVVSIFVNPIQFGVNEDLDRYPRDLERDLEICKKEGVDYVFHPSVEEMYPEDFSTYVIVEGLTEGLCGAYRPGHFKGVTTVVNKLFNIVQPDRAYFGEKDYQQLKVIQKMVKDLNMNVQVIGCPIVREPDGLAMSSRNKYLSPEERKAALSLSKALFKAKEMFKSGETDINKIRKEMEKIILSHPEVKEIQYIEFIDAETLKPKERLEKGSIIALAVFVGNTRLIDNIKV; encoded by the coding sequence ATGCTTGTAAAATCCATAGAAAAGATGAAACAGATAGTTAAAAACCTGAAAAAAGAAGGCAAATCTATAGGCTTTGTTCCAACAATGGGTTATCTCCATGAAGGGCATATCTCACTTATGAGATGTAGTAAAAAAGATAATGATATAACTGTTGTCAGTATTTTTGTAAACCCTATACAGTTCGGTGTAAATGAAGACCTTGATAGATATCCAAGGGATTTGGAAAGAGACCTTGAGATATGTAAAAAAGAGGGAGTAGATTATGTTTTCCATCCCTCAGTTGAAGAGATGTATCCTGAGGATTTTTCAACATATGTGATAGTAGAGGGATTAACAGAAGGGTTGTGTGGTGCATACAGACCAGGGCATTTTAAAGGCGTTACAACTGTTGTAAATAAGCTATTCAATATTGTTCAGCCAGATAGGGCTTATTTTGGTGAAAAGGATTATCAGCAATTAAAGGTAATTCAAAAAATGGTAAAAGACCTGAATATGAATGTTCAGGTTATAGGCTGTCCTATTGTGAGAGAGCCTGATGGTCTTGCAATGTCTTCCAGGAATAAATATCTATCTCCTGAAGAAAGAAAAGCAGCTTTATCTCTGAGTAAAGCATTATTTAAAGCAAAGGAGATGTTTAAATCTGGAGAAACTGATATAAATAAGATAAGAAAAGAAATGGAAAAAATAATCCTCTCCCATCCTGAAGTTAAAGAAATCCAATATATAGAGTTTATTGATGCTGAAACACTAAAACCAAAAGAAAGACTTGAAAAAGGTAGTATAATTGCACTGGCAGTATTTGTTGGAAATACAAGATTAATAGATAACATAAAGGTGTGA
- a CDS encoding EAL domain-containing protein, translating into MKNDLSHKILESLPDIVCVFKPNKEIIYINQTFCKVLGFSPSEIIGKSVDKIIDSSFIDHIINLLEKNHIPEDQEAYLITCSGEKVRVIIRAGVIKNGKVQYIIINARDLTYLNILKKQLEKYAETLEEIVQERTKELSKTKNFLENVLSSIPDIFLVLDEKGNIILSNDVAKKKLKDIPDITKNILIKSDDKEVSLKELFSEIINSKKIYKNFNSRLILNGKEIPIHLVASPLNADTKKGLLLIIRDVSQLKEKENFLNLYKTIYENTIDAIGIVDTEGRYVDQNKSNEELLGYTIEEIRGKRFPDFLKIPNAEEVLEQLKEKGRRRFISTTIDRHGNKKYLDIVALAVKDKEGKDKYYVGIKRDITSILQREKELEELTQKLEKRLYTDPLTGLPNRLKLIEDLKNIASPKLAILNIDDFKEINDFYGYQAGDFILKQLGIEIKEFLTDSSYKLYKLSADEYAILSIRYIQSHEFERVISQLIYYIEETPINYEDNEIYVSITAGISLENHNILNKADMALKYAKENKKPIAYYTDKLQMKELYEKNILITRKIKDALKADRIAVYYQPIFEVRTGKISKFEALVRLVDFDKKVLMPKEFLDIAKKAKLYPEITKKVLRKTFEKFKYINKEFSINISIEDIHNREITGIIFDYLCQEDFKNRVVFEILESEGIKSYTEVSEFFKEVKKLGGKIAIDDFGSGYSNFEYILKLDVDFIKIDGSLIKNIDKDLYSQVIVETIINFAKKLGIRTVAEYVHSEEVYEMAKNLGIDYCQGYYLSPPKPFEELFK; encoded by the coding sequence ATGAAAAATGATTTATCACATAAAATCCTTGAAAGTTTACCTGATATAGTCTGTGTATTTAAACCTAATAAAGAAATTATTTATATAAATCAAACCTTTTGTAAAGTTCTTGGATTTTCTCCCAGTGAGATAATAGGAAAATCTGTAGATAAAATTATAGACAGTTCCTTCATAGACCATATTATTAATCTTCTTGAAAAGAACCACATTCCAGAAGACCAGGAAGCCTACTTAATAACATGCTCAGGAGAAAAGGTAAGAGTTATTATAAGGGCAGGGGTAATAAAAAATGGAAAAGTTCAATATATCATTATAAATGCCCGTGACCTTACATATCTTAATATACTTAAAAAGCAGCTTGAAAAGTATGCAGAAACTCTGGAGGAAATAGTACAGGAGCGAACAAAAGAATTATCAAAAACCAAAAATTTCCTTGAAAATGTTTTGTCCAGCATTCCTGACATATTTCTGGTTCTTGATGAAAAGGGCAACATCATTCTAAGCAATGATGTTGCCAAAAAAAAGTTAAAAGATATACCGGATATAACCAAAAACATTTTGATTAAGTCAGATGACAAAGAAGTATCTTTAAAAGAGCTTTTCTCTGAAATAATTAATAGCAAGAAGATTTATAAAAATTTTAATAGCAGATTAATTCTCAATGGAAAAGAAATCCCCATTCACTTGGTTGCTTCACCACTTAATGCTGATACTAAGAAAGGGTTGCTTCTTATTATAAGAGATGTTTCTCAGTTAAAAGAGAAAGAAAACTTCCTTAACCTGTACAAAACCATTTATGAAAATACTATTGATGCTATTGGTATTGTAGATACAGAAGGAAGATATGTAGACCAGAACAAATCCAATGAAGAGCTCCTTGGATATACAATAGAAGAAATTAGGGGAAAGCGTTTTCCTGATTTCCTGAAAATACCCAATGCAGAAGAGGTTCTGGAACAACTTAAAGAAAAAGGAAGACGAAGATTTATATCTACCACAATAGACCGTCATGGGAATAAAAAATACCTGGATATTGTAGCCCTTGCTGTTAAAGATAAAGAAGGGAAGGATAAGTATTATGTAGGAATTAAAAGAGATATTACCAGCATACTTCAAAGAGAAAAAGAGTTGGAAGAACTCACACAAAAACTTGAAAAAAGATTATATACCGACCCATTAACAGGTCTACCAAACCGTTTAAAACTTATAGAAGACTTAAAAAATATTGCCAGTCCAAAACTTGCAATACTTAATATTGATGATTTTAAAGAAATAAATGATTTTTATGGTTATCAAGCTGGAGATTTTATTCTAAAACAGTTGGGAATAGAAATAAAAGAGTTTCTTACCGATAGCAGTTATAAACTTTATAAACTTTCTGCAGATGAATATGCAATTCTATCTATTAGATATATCCAATCCCATGAATTCGAAAGGGTAATAAGTCAGCTTATCTATTATATAGAAGAAACACCCATTAATTACGAAGATAACGAGATATATGTATCAATCACAGCAGGAATATCTCTGGAAAACCATAATATACTCAATAAAGCAGATATGGCATTAAAGTATGCTAAAGAGAATAAAAAGCCTATAGCCTATTATACAGATAAACTTCAGATGAAAGAGTTATACGAAAAGAATATCTTAATCACACGAAAGATAAAAGATGCTCTAAAGGCAGATAGAATAGCCGTATATTATCAACCGATATTTGAAGTAAGAACAGGAAAGATTAGTAAATTTGAGGCTCTTGTGAGGCTTGTTGATTTTGATAAAAAAGTATTAATGCCAAAAGAGTTTTTAGATATAGCTAAAAAAGCAAAACTTTACCCAGAAATAACAAAGAAAGTGCTTCGGAAAACATTTGAAAAATTCAAGTATATAAATAAAGAATTCTCCATTAATATATCCATAGAAGACATACACAACAGAGAAATAACAGGAATTATTTTTGATTATCTCTGCCAGGAAGACTTTAAAAACCGGGTTGTGTTTGAAATTCTTGAATCGGAAGGTATTAAAAGTTATACAGAAGTTTCAGAGTTTTTTAAGGAAGTAAAAAAATTAGGTGGAAAGATTGCTATAGATGATTTTGGAAGTGGATACTCTAATTTTGAATACATACTTAAACTGGATGTGGATTTTATAAAAATAGATGGTTCTCTCATAAAGAATATTGATAAAGATTTATATTCACAGGTTATTGTTGAAACTATAATAAATTTTGCCAAAAAGTTAGGAATAAGGACTGTTGCAGAATATGTTCATTCAGAGGAAGTCTATGAAATGGCAAAAAATCTGGGAATAGATTACTGTCAGGGGTATTATCTCTCACCACCAAAACCATTTGAGGAATTATTTAAGTAA
- a CDS encoding HpyAIV family type II restriction enzyme, translating to MCIHEEKCNEIINSFEKNKPFQFLSITEFKQKFSELIFGDDIKELIKKIADSPERYIGLFRPTKPKAKVLQNLLQSHEIKFGNALEIIFEYLFSKNSFEIFGKNIKYKGKKLNIDLFFKKDNILYLVEQKVRDDHDSSKKEGQIKNFQKKIDYIIDNMENYNINSEENIVAIMFFVDPDLRKNKNYYEKEIEKLKRMYGIKIYLFYGKEFFDFFGFGYFWNLFECYLYLWKKEIPEIPELNFDKNYEKSAQKIFELPPSTIHKLLSNNKLWKEKLPQVLFPEGKTLEHLKELYLSDPSKTRKTIYKNIVNLITEILERYYKK from the coding sequence ATGTGTATTCACGAGGAAAAATGTAACGAAATTATTAATTCTTTTGAAAAAAATAAACCTTTTCAATTTCTATCCATAACAGAATTTAAGCAGAAATTTTCTGAACTTATATTTGGAGATGATATAAAAGAACTTATAAAAAAAATAGCAGATTCTCCAGAAAGATACATAGGTTTGTTTAGGCCTACAAAACCTAAAGCTAAGGTTCTTCAAAATCTCTTACAATCCCATGAAATTAAATTTGGTAATGCATTAGAGATTATATTTGAGTATTTATTTAGTAAAAACTCCTTTGAAATTTTCGGTAAAAATATTAAGTACAAAGGAAAAAAATTAAATATAGATTTGTTCTTTAAAAAAGATAATATACTTTATTTAGTAGAACAAAAAGTTAGAGATGACCACGATTCCAGCAAAAAAGAAGGTCAAATCAAAAATTTCCAAAAAAAGATAGATTATATTATAGATAATATGGAAAATTACAATATAAATTCTGAAGAAAACATTGTAGCTATAATGTTTTTCGTAGACCCTGATTTAAGGAAAAACAAAAATTATTACGAAAAAGAAATAGAAAAACTGAAAAGAATGTATGGAATAAAGATTTATTTATTTTATGGTAAAGAATTTTTTGATTTCTTTGGATTTGGCTATTTTTGGAATTTATTTGAATGTTATCTTTACCTCTGGAAAAAAGAAATCCCTGAGATACCTGAATTAAACTTTGATAAGAACTATGAAAAATCTGCACAAAAAATATTTGAACTTCCACCATCTACTATACATAAATTACTTAGTAATAATAAACTTTGGAAAGAGAAACTTCCTCAAGTACTATTTCCAGAAGGAAAAACTTTAGAGCATTTAAAGGAACTGTATCTATCAGACCCTTCAAAAACAAGAAAAACCATATATAAAAATATTGTAAACTTAATAACTGAAATTTTAGAAAGGTATTATAAAAAATGA
- a CDS encoding DNA adenine methylase — translation MKPLIKWTGGKYREIKYFQEYIPRNFERYIEPFFGGGGVFFHLEPQKAEVNDISKDLMQFYLYIQSENKIFKEFIYSISSFWDNLNVKELQQYIYPFFKNYINIDIKNINIRVELLEKYIISPIGQEEELLKYVIDSIINKIIRLKAIYKKENRVFSLEELEDHLETSIRSGIYLFFRKVLNSLKDDYNELKIAVWWFIRELCYGSMFRYDKKGNFNIPYGGINYNKKKLLPKADYIFSPRTISLFKKTKFHNTDFEEFLNNIYLNENDFIFLDPPYDSNFKEYDKNSFTQKDHKRLANLLKNIKKTKWLLVIKNTPFILSLYDESGIYIDSFRKKYNYNVRGRNVRDTEHLIITNYNPYNITTIPIKNERQYSLY, via the coding sequence ATGAAGCCACTAATTAAATGGACAGGCGGTAAATATAGAGAAATAAAGTACTTTCAAGAATATATACCAAGAAACTTTGAAAGATATATAGAGCCTTTTTTTGGGGGAGGTGGAGTATTTTTTCATTTAGAACCTCAAAAGGCAGAAGTAAATGATATATCAAAAGATTTAATGCAATTTTATCTATATATACAATCAGAAAATAAGATTTTTAAAGAATTTATCTATTCAATTTCTTCCTTTTGGGATAATCTCAATGTTAAGGAACTACAACAATATATATATCCCTTCTTCAAAAACTATATAAATATTGATATAAAAAACATAAACATAAGAGTTGAACTTCTGGAAAAATATATAATCTCTCCCATTGGACAAGAAGAAGAACTTTTAAAGTATGTAATAGATTCAATAATAAATAAAATAATAAGATTAAAAGCTATTTATAAAAAAGAAAATAGAGTTTTTTCTTTAGAAGAGCTGGAAGACCATTTGGAAACTTCAATTAGAAGCGGTATTTATCTTTTTTTCAGAAAAGTATTAAACAGTTTAAAAGATGATTATAATGAATTAAAAATTGCTGTTTGGTGGTTTATTAGGGAACTTTGTTATGGCTCAATGTTTAGATATGATAAAAAGGGGAACTTTAATATTCCTTATGGAGGAATTAACTACAATAAGAAAAAATTATTACCTAAAGCCGACTATATTTTTTCTCCACGTACAATTTCACTTTTTAAAAAAACTAAATTTCATAATACAGATTTTGAAGAATTCCTTAATAATATTTATTTAAATGAAAACGACTTTATTTTCCTTGACCCTCCTTATGATAGCAATTTTAAAGAATATGATAAAAACTCATTTACACAAAAAGACCATAAAAGATTAGCAAACCTATTAAAAAACATAAAAAAAACAAAATGGTTATTAGTAATAAAAAATACGCCCTTTATTTTATCTCTGTATGATGAATCTGGAATATATATTGATTCTTTTAGAAAGAAATACAACTATAATGTTAGAGGTAGAAATGTAAGAGATACAGAACATTTGATAATTACAAATTATAACCCATATAATATAACAACTATCCCTATTAAAAATGAAAGACAATACTCGCTTTACTAA
- a CDS encoding dihydrolipoamide acetyltransferase family protein, translating to MEYKMTMPQLTDTMEEGKIVRWLKKEGDYVKKNEPIVEIESDKAVIEVPSMREGILKKILAEEGEELPVGAPIAIIETEARAGETEEKQPLETEEKPIPPQPETKEEQAEKEEEIKIEIPEEIPTQKLPAGTASPAARQLAARYGIDIQKLQEEGKLPVPAHEKDIKKFAFEKYFSKQALEILNRYGLNPEEVYNEINKKKISQKDIEKYIREKNIPYTYKPSDIQSILIKNLSKSTNIPTYHIKYKYDVNYFLKDEEKTGFTLTTYLIKLFGNLLQEFPKLRTIYRDGQFYQYPASNISVAVAVGEELFNPTVKNVEEKSLKDIYNRLKEIKQKAKEKRLGIEDIQGATFSISNLGMFGIEEFDAVLPPNHAAIVAIGKAVDGIITAVFTFDHRVINGAEAAEFVVGVEKKLKDKKFLSSLK from the coding sequence ATGGTTAAAAAAAGAAGGCGATTATGTGAAGAAAAATGAACCTATCGTTGAGATTGAATCCGATAAAGCTGTGATAGAAGTTCCATCTATGAGGGAAGGGATTTTAAAGAAGATACTGGCTGAAGAAGGGGAAGAACTACCGGTAGGAGCACCTATTGCAATAATAGAAACTGAGGCAAGAGCAGGAGAGACAGAGGAAAAACAACCTCTTGAAACTGAAGAAAAACCAATCCCTCCACAGCCGGAAACAAAGGAAGAACAAGCTGAAAAAGAAGAAGAGATTAAAATTGAAATACCAGAAGAAATTCCAACCCAGAAACTTCCAGCAGGGACAGCATCACCTGCAGCACGTCAGCTTGCAGCCAGATACGGTATAGATATACAAAAGCTTCAGGAAGAAGGTAAACTTCCTGTTCCTGCCCATGAAAAAGATATAAAAAAATTCGCATTTGAAAAATATTTCTCAAAGCAGGCATTGGAAATATTAAACAGATATGGTTTAAACCCAGAAGAAGTTTATAATGAGATAAATAAAAAGAAGATATCACAGAAAGATATTGAAAAATATATTAGAGAAAAGAATATTCCTTATACATACAAACCATCCGATATTCAGAGCATACTGATAAAAAATCTTTCAAAAAGCACTAATATTCCCACATATCACATTAAATACAAATATGATGTTAATTATTTCCTAAAAGATGAAGAAAAAACAGGCTTTACACTTACGACCTATCTTATAAAACTTTTTGGAAATCTTTTACAGGAATTTCCAAAGCTCAGAACTATTTACCGGGATGGTCAGTTTTATCAGTATCCAGCATCTAACATATCTGTTGCTGTAGCTGTAGGGGAAGAGCTTTTTAATCCTACGGTTAAAAATGTTGAAGAAAAATCCCTTAAAGATATATACAACAGACTTAAGGAAATAAAACAAAAGGCAAAAGAAAAAAGACTGGGGATTGAAGACATTCAAGGGGCTACATTTTCAATTTCAAATCTTGGAATGTTCGGTATAGAAGAATTTGATGCAGTTCTACCTCCTAACCATGCAGCAATTGTTGCAATTGGAAAAGCTGTTGATGGAATAATAACAGCAGTTTTCACATTTGACCATCGGGTTATAAATGGAGCCGAAGCAGCAGAATTCGTCGTAGGAGTAGAAAAAAAGCTAAAAGATAAAAAGTTTTTATCTTCTTTAAAATAA